DNA from Dietzia lutea:
CGGAGGCCCGGGCTTTGGACGCTCGGGCGGACGAGCTGGCCCGCGACACACAGGCGCCCGATTTCATGGACCGATATGCGCGCCTGGTGGTGGACTACAGGCTCGTCGTGGAGGCGATCCGCGAGCGGGAGATGTCGGATGTGAAGACCGCCAAGGACGCGGGGGACCGCCACGCGCCCCGGCTGTACGACCGCGACTGGCGCGCCGGCTACGGCTACAACGGCTTCGTCCCGTACTACGTCGTGTCGAGCTGGCACGCCCATGACGTGCAGGCGGCGCAGTCGGCGAGCTCGACCAACACGAGCTACTCCAACCCGTCGTTCTCGGGTGGCGGCGGGTCGAGCGGGTACTGACCCGGTGCGGCTGCCCGGCGTGTACTCGGCGCGCGGTCGGGCGCGGCGCGACTATCGGCTACCCCACCGGAGTCCGGGCGGGCTCCGGCCGGGTGCGCGACCCGGGCAACGAGGCAGCGCACCTGCCCTGACGTACGCTGCCCCACCGGCTTACGCTGGGAGAATGCCCGATTTCAGCCCGCTTGCGCTGGGCGAGTGGACCATTTCGCCAGCGTAAGCCGGTGAGGCAGCGCATCTGGCGGGACTCACGCTGGCTGAGTGCACGCCGCCGCGGGCCGGGGTCAGCCCTCGACGATCTCCACCGACTCGATGGTGTGCGTGGTCTGGGGCCGCCCCTGGGGGCTGCCGTCGGACTCGATCGCGGTGACGGCCTCCATGCCCTCGGTGACGGTGCCGAACAGGCTGTAGTCCGGCGGCAGCGAGACGCCGGCGTCGCCGGTGACGATGAAGAACTGAGAACCGTTGGTGTCCGGCCCGGCGTTGGCCATGGCCATCGACCCGATCTCGTACTCGCCCCCGGCGGGCAGCTCGTCGGCGAACTCGTAGCCCGGGCCGCCGCTGCCGGTGCCCTTCGGATCGCCGCCCTGGATCATGAAGCCGGGGATCACGCGGTGGAACGTGATGCCGTCGTAGTAGTTGTGGCGGGCCAGGAAGACGAAGTTGTTGACCGTCTCCGGGGCCTTCTCCTCGAGCAGGTCCACGGTGACGGCCCCGGCGTCGGTGGTGATGACGGCCGAGTAGTCGACCCCCGGGGTCAGACACATCGGCGGGGCCGAATCGAACTCGGTGGTGCGCTCGGCGGTCCCCTCGGCGGGCGGGCACTCGACTTCGCCGCCCGACTCGCGGCCCTCACTCTGCGTCGCGCTGGTCGTCCCGCCGGTCGCCTGCTCGTCGGAGGTCGTGTCGTCGGAGCCGCAGCCGGCGAGCGCGAGGGGCGCGGCGAGGGCGAGCACTCCGAGGGCGGTGCGGACGGTCGGGCGGCGGCGTGGCGAAGCGGTGAGGTGCATGGGACGAGACTAGGTGGTGAGCCGGTCCGAGTGGGCGCCCGCCTACGCGCCGGGGTGGGCACCGCATACGCGCCCGGGTGGGTGCCCGCCTACGCCCCGGGATGGACGCCCGCATGTGCGCGGGTGGGGCCCCGGCGCGTGGTGGGCGGGGTGCGTCGGCCCCGACGGGTACGATCGACCCGGCTTTCGTCCCGCACCCGCGCCTCCCCGGCGGCGGCGCAGCGGGCGCGGAGGTGCGACAGGGCACAGCAATGTGGACGAGGGCGGCCCCGGCCGTCGGGACGGGGACACGCACACATGGAACATCACGGCCACCACGAGTTGGTCGACGAGGTCGAGCGATCGGTCGCCGCGCTCGCCGATCCACGTGGCCGGGAATGCCTCCAGCGGATCATCCTGCCGCGGGCCGGCGAGCCGCTCGACGTGCGCTCGCTCTACCTCGACGAGGCCCCCACCAACACCCGCCGCGCCCACTCGTCCACCCGGACGTCGCTCGGCATCGGCGCGGACTCCGAGGTCTCCTTCGCCACCTACTTCAACGCGTTCGCCGCGGCCTACTGGCGCCGGTGGACGGTCCTGGACGAGGTCGTCCTGCGGCTGACCGTCCGCGGCGCCGGCCGCGTCGACCTGTACCGCTCGAAGATCGACGGCTCCCGCATCGCGGTAACCGGGGACGTCGTCGGCGAGCCGGGACAGGCCGGACAGGTCACCACGGTCGAGTTCGTGTGCGACCTGGGTCCGTTCGAGGACGGCGGCTGGATCTGGTTCGACCTCACCTCCGACACGGACGTCGAGCTTCTCTCTGGCGGCTGGTACTCCGCGGTCGACGCCCCGGCCACGCGCCCGGACGCCGGCCCGGACGGTCGGCCTGACCCGGCCGTGCAGGTGCCCAACGACCGCCGCGTGACCGTCGGTATCCCCACGTTCAACCGGCCCGGTGACGCGGTGGCCGCGCTGCGGGCGCTGACGTCCGACCCGGAGGTCGACGCGGTGATCGACGCGGTCCTCATGCCGGACCAGGGCGACAGGAAGGTCCGCGACGAGCCCGGGTTCGCGGAGGCGGCGGAGTTTCTCGGCGACCGGCTGCACATCTTCGACCAGCCGAACCTCGGCGGCTCGGGCGGCTACAGCCGCATCATGTACGAGGCGCGGAGGCTGACGGACTCCCCGTACATCCTGTACATGGACGACGACATCGAGATCGAACCCGACTCGATCCTGCGGTCGCTGGCGTTCGGGCGTTTCGCCACCGTCCCGATGCTGGTCGGCGGGCAGATGCTCAACCTGCAGGAACGCAGCCACCTGCATACGATGGGCGAGGTGGTGGGCGCCCACGACTTCATGTGGACCGCCGCCCCGCACGCGGACTACGACTACGACTTCTCCACGTACCAGCTCACGGACCGCGACAACCCCAAGCCGCTGCACCGCCGGATCGACGTGGACTACAACGGCTGGTGGATGTGCCTCATCCCGCGCGTGGTGGCCGAGAAGATCGGCCAGCCGCTGCCGCTGTTCATCAAGTGGGACGACGCGGAGTACGGCCTGCGCGCGCGACGGGCCGGCCACCCCACGGTCACCATGCCCGGCGTGGCGATCTGGCACATGGCGTGGTCGGACAAGGACGACGCGATCGACTGGCAGGCCTACTTCCACCTGCGCAACCGCCTCGTGGTGGCGTCGCTCTACCACGACGGCGACCACAAGGGGATCATGCAGTCCAGCCTCAAGGCGCTGGTCAAGCACCTGGTCTGTCTCGAGTACTCGACGGTGGCCATCCAGATCGAGGCGATCCGCGACTTCCTCCGCGGCCCCGAGGCCCTGTACGAGTTGCTGCCCACCGCGCTGCCCAAGGTGCGGGCGATGCGCGCGGAGTTCCCGGACGCCGTGCT
Protein-coding regions in this window:
- a CDS encoding glycosyltransferase, producing MEHHGHHELVDEVERSVAALADPRGRECLQRIILPRAGEPLDVRSLYLDEAPTNTRRAHSSTRTSLGIGADSEVSFATYFNAFAAAYWRRWTVLDEVVLRLTVRGAGRVDLYRSKIDGSRIAVTGDVVGEPGQAGQVTTVEFVCDLGPFEDGGWIWFDLTSDTDVELLSGGWYSAVDAPATRPDAGPDGRPDPAVQVPNDRRVTVGIPTFNRPGDAVAALRALTSDPEVDAVIDAVLMPDQGDRKVRDEPGFAEAAEFLGDRLHIFDQPNLGGSGGYSRIMYEARRLTDSPYILYMDDDIEIEPDSILRSLAFGRFATVPMLVGGQMLNLQERSHLHTMGEVVGAHDFMWTAAPHADYDYDFSTYQLTDRDNPKPLHRRIDVDYNGWWMCLIPRVVAEKIGQPLPLFIKWDDAEYGLRARRAGHPTVTMPGVAIWHMAWSDKDDAIDWQAYFHLRNRLVVASLYHDGDHKGIMQSSLKALVKHLVCLEYSTVAIQIEAIRDFLRGPEALYELLPTALPKVRAMRAEFPDAVLIPSAVDLPAPSGGPAGIHSEPRGPVRKAVALARGLAHTLSKDDKRHHEVPQANFPPIEARWYSLSRVDGATVTTADGRGVVYRKRDRELATALFKESAALHRELFRRFPEMRRRYRDAHTELVTKEAWSRVFDA
- a CDS encoding peptidylprolyl isomerase, with the translated sequence MHLTASPRRRPTVRTALGVLALAAPLALAGCGSDDTTSDEQATGGTTSATQSEGRESGGEVECPPAEGTAERTTEFDSAPPMCLTPGVDYSAVITTDAGAVTVDLLEEKAPETVNNFVFLARHNYYDGITFHRVIPGFMIQGGDPKGTGSGGPGYEFADELPAGGEYEIGSMAMANAGPDTNGSQFFIVTGDAGVSLPPDYSLFGTVTEGMEAVTAIESDGSPQGRPQTTHTIESVEIVEG